Part of the Paracoccus sp. S3-43 genome, CACGCTGATCACCCTGATCATCCATGCGGGCCGCAGCGGCGGGCTGCGCCTTGCCACGGCGGTTCCGATCCTGCGCGGCATCGTCGCCAATCCGATGGTCCTGTCGATGCTGGCGGGCCTGGCCTGGGCGCAGATGCGCCTGCCCGTGCCCGGCCCTTTCGACGAGTTCCTGGTGATGCTGGGCGCCGCCGCCACCCCCGGCGCGCTGTTCGCCATCGGCGCCAGCCTGGCGGGGCGGCGCATCGGCCGACTTGCGGCCTCGGCCTGGCTGACGGTCGCCAAGCTGATCCTGCATCCCCTGGCCGTGGGCCTGGCCGCCTGGGCCTTTCACGTCGAGCCCTTCGCCGCAGGTGTCATGGTCGCCGCCGCCGCCCTGCCGGTCGCAGGCAACGTCTATATCCTGGCGCAATATTTCGGCGTGGCGCAGCAGCGCGTGTCGGCCGCGATCCTGATGTCCACCGCAGGCAGCATCGTGACGGTTCCGCTGATCATCCTGCTGATCGGGCAGGGATAGGCCGGGGACCGCGCGCGGGGCCGCGCCGGAAACCGCCGAGGCGCAGCTTGCGGGTCGCCTGGGTGTTCCCAGCTCACCGCGTGATATCCTCGTCCGCGTTCTCCATCCGGTCCAGATTGGCGACGACCGTCAGAGATCCCCGTTCTCTTTGGGCCGGGATCTTTGGGAACAAAATCACGACCAGGATTGTAGTCTTATCGGGACGGATGAAAGGAAGCGCACCATGTCCAAGACTCTGATCGTTCCCGGTCTTGACGGATCGCCCGCGCCGCATTGGCAGGACTGGTGGGCGCGCACCGATCCGAACGCGATGATCGTCGATCTGCCCGACCCTCGCCGCCCCGTGCGCGAGGCGTGGGAGGCGACGCTGGCCGAAATGGTCCTGCGCCATCCGGGCAGCATCCTGGTCGGCCATTCGCTGGGATCGGTGCTGATCGCGCAGATGCTGGACCGCTGGGCGGGGCTGCGGGTGCGCGGCGCCGTCCTGGTGGCCCCCGCCGATCCGCTGGCGGGGTTCGAGGATTGCAAGCGCATCCGCCGCTTCGGGCCGCTGCCGGAACGGGCGCTGGACGTGCCTGCGGTCGTGGTGGCCAGCCGCAACGATCCCTGGATGTCCTTCGGCCGCTGTCAGGATCTGGCCGACGACCTGGGGGCGGATCTGATCGACTTGGGCCATGCGGGGCATATCAACGTCGCCTCGGGTTTTGGGCCGTGGCCAGGGGGCAAGGTGATCCGCGACGGGCTGCTGGACCGGACCGCCCGGCCGTCGATGCTGCGCAGGTTGCTGAGCCAGGCAACGGCCCCGCGCCGGGTGCCGGTGGCAGGTGCATGATGCCCGCCCGCAGCTTTGACCGCCGCGCGGAACCCTGCCCGATCATCGACTTCGGGGTGCCCTTCATGTTCGAGATCCAGACCGAGCTGCACCTGCGCCGCCTCGACCAGGACGCCCCGGCCGCCGATCACGGCCGGATCGGGGCCGCGGCATTGCTGGTCTTGGCCAGCCTGTCCGGCCTGACGGTGCTGGCGGCGGCGCTGGGCTAAGCGCCGGGCGTCAGGCCTGCGCCAGGAAACCGCGCAAGACCTGCAACTTGGCGGCGGCGGTGTCGACGATGCTGTCCCCCGACATGCCGTCGTCATTGGCCCAGATGCGGAACGTGTCGGCCAGGGCGTGGGAAATCGCCTCGGCCAGCAGTTCGGCGTCGGGACGGGCATCCTCGCCCAGGCGCATGACGGCCAGATCGGCGATCTGGTCGCGCAGGCGTTTCAGCGATCCGTAGAAGATCGGCAGCAGATCGGGCGAACGGTCCAGCAGCCGCTCAATCAGGCGCGAGGTGGCGCGGTCAAGGTCGCTGTTCGACAGCAGCTGCCGCAGCGCCTGCAACAGATCCGCCAGCAGCGGTCCCGACGAGTCGCGGAACCGGGCCACGGTATCGTCGTCGAAACTGGGCGCCGTGCCGATGATCGCGGCATCCTTGTTCAGGTAATAGTTGAAGAACGTGCGCTGGCTGATCCCCGCCTCGGCCGCGATCGCCTCGGTCGTCACGCTGTCATGGCCGTGGCGCAGCGCCAGAGT contains:
- a CDS encoding TetR/AcrR family transcriptional regulator, giving the protein MAVKSSLRDRRRLQTSREIQRAALTLALRHGHDSVTTEAIAAEAGISQRTFFNYYLNKDAAIIGTAPSFDDDTVARFRDSSGPLLADLLQALRQLLSNSDLDRATSRLIERLLDRSPDLLPIFYGSLKRLRDQIADLAVMRLGEDARPDAELLAEAISHALADTFRIWANDDGMSGDSIVDTAAAKLQVLRGFLAQA
- a CDS encoding AEC family transporter, producing MLAVFLKTLPFFGMIGLGWLAARTRFFPHEGAAWLTKFVFYFALSAMLFRFAARLDLAALFDRSFALAYLAGSFGLWLVGMAVARGRGLSLPEAAMEAQCCMIGNTGFLGVPMLVALLGERAVGPVLMVLTIDMLVFSTLITLIIHAGRSGGLRLATAVPILRGIVANPMVLSMLAGLAWAQMRLPVPGPFDEFLVMLGAAATPGALFAIGASLAGRRIGRLAASAWLTVAKLILHPLAVGLAAWAFHVEPFAAGVMVAAAALPVAGNVYILAQYFGVAQQRVSAAILMSTAGSIVTVPLIILLIGQG
- a CDS encoding alpha/beta hydrolase; this translates as MSKTLIVPGLDGSPAPHWQDWWARTDPNAMIVDLPDPRRPVREAWEATLAEMVLRHPGSILVGHSLGSVLIAQMLDRWAGLRVRGAVLVAPADPLAGFEDCKRIRRFGPLPERALDVPAVVVASRNDPWMSFGRCQDLADDLGADLIDLGHAGHINVASGFGPWPGGKVIRDGLLDRTARPSMLRRLLSQATAPRRVPVAGA